Proteins found in one Pontibacter sp. SGAir0037 genomic segment:
- a CDS encoding CRISPR-associated protein Cas7: MNHFIYFRALKHAEHTVFCVEKGQKTFRDAQFGKSMAYSSGQQVKRSILEAVSSELNMPFAPTTFVFNVDKKKQLGEGEAWSACNPAYIDQLLGGWMKAESGGENRTLKRRSPFSISAMRPLHPLLATYVKENLTFDRSDKPENQDIIIKDANGKVLSTEEVQDLLTGTNRSLHRKWVPDNARTTGLFVHDVALDLRTLFAVSLNEFEPEIRPETAEKLRAEGWIEGETVFGKSLIAPKELRDKVIPAIAHALINWRVTTNQSRTFSLMETLAVAISPNANKLAAAIRTKLKEEEDKVEPIVDDSLENVATFITLPAAGYIRTNTESADALEKAEENLIEMMQRYPYENQLQEVALA; encoded by the coding sequence ATCTACTTCCGTGCTCTAAAACACGCCGAGCACACTGTTTTTTGTGTAGAGAAAGGTCAAAAGACATTTCGGGATGCCCAATTTGGTAAAAGTATGGCTTATTCCAGCGGCCAACAAGTAAAACGTTCTATTCTAGAGGCTGTCTCTAGTGAACTAAATATGCCCTTCGCTCCTACAACTTTTGTTTTTAATGTAGACAAGAAAAAGCAGTTAGGGGAAGGTGAAGCATGGAGTGCCTGTAACCCTGCATACATAGATCAGTTATTAGGAGGCTGGATGAAAGCAGAAAGCGGAGGTGAAAACCGTACTTTAAAAAGAAGGAGTCCCTTTTCAATATCAGCGATGCGCCCTCTGCATCCACTTTTAGCTACTTATGTAAAGGAAAATTTAACGTTTGATCGTAGTGACAAACCAGAAAACCAGGACATAATTATTAAAGATGCAAATGGCAAAGTCTTGTCAACGGAAGAAGTGCAAGATTTATTAACTGGTACAAACAGAAGCTTACATAGAAAATGGGTGCCAGACAATGCACGTACAACAGGCTTATTTGTGCATGATGTGGCGCTTGATCTACGTACTCTTTTTGCAGTTTCGCTTAACGAGTTTGAACCAGAGATCCGGCCTGAAACGGCCGAAAAACTTAGAGCTGAAGGCTGGATAGAAGGTGAAACGGTATTTGGCAAGTCCTTGATTGCTCCTAAAGAATTGCGAGACAAAGTTATTCCTGCCATTGCCCATGCATTAATTAACTGGCGTGTAACAACCAACCAATCACGCACTTTCAGCTTAATGGAGACTCTGGCAGTAGCTATAAGTCCAAATGCTAATAAGCTGGCAGCTGCTATCCGTACCAAACTAAAAGAAGAAGAGGATAAAGTTGAGCCAATAGTAGATGATAGTTTAGAAAATGTAGCAACTTTCATAACCCTACCTGCCGCTGGTTATATAAGAACCAATACAGAATCAGCAGATGCTTTGGAAAAAGCTGAAGAAAATCTAATTGAAATGATGCAGCGTTATCCGTATGAAAACCAACTTCAGGAGGTCGCTTTAGCTTAA
- a CDS encoding CRISPR-associated protein Cas4, translating to MVQSATITATVFSYFLICPRKAWLHHQGIRMEQESEDVALGRLLDETSYSRSEKHLDLYATTSDGIPLTGRVDRAALKDGVLHETKKGRSCQEAHLSQVRFYLWLLKLNGVTANGGAAYRGQIDYPALRRSEPVTLEPQHEEVLALQLRQLIRLLEEPHPPARISKRDFCRKCAFEELCYG from the coding sequence ATGGTTCAATCCGCCACTATCACCGCCACCGTCTTCTCCTACTTCCTCATCTGCCCCCGTAAAGCGTGGTTGCACCACCAGGGTATCCGCATGGAACAGGAATCGGAGGACGTGGCGCTGGGCAGGCTGCTGGACGAGACCAGCTACAGCCGCAGCGAAAAGCACCTGGACCTGTATGCAACTACTTCGGACGGTATTCCATTGACAGGTCGTGTAGACAGGGCTGCTCTGAAGGACGGTGTGCTGCACGAGACAAAGAAAGGCCGCTCCTGCCAGGAGGCGCACCTGAGCCAGGTGCGCTTTTACCTGTGGCTCCTGAAGCTGAACGGTGTAACGGCAAATGGTGGAGCAGCTTACAGAGGCCAGATCGATTATCCGGCCCTGCGCCGCTCCGAGCCAGTTACATTGGAGCCGCAGCACGAAGAGGTGCTGGCACTGCAACTCAGGCAACTTATCAGGCTGCTGGAGGAGCCGCACCCTCCGGCCCGCATCAGCAAACGCGACTTCTGCCGCAAGTGCGCCTTCGAAGAGCTCTGCTATGGGTAG
- the cas1b gene encoding type I-B CRISPR-associated endonuclease Cas1b, whose protein sequence is MKRPFYLFSSGRLRRQHNTLALEKTIMDCRIPDEEDTEGLPSQPADGQRLPFAVESVESLYLFGEIDINTKLVTFLAQQGIPVFFFDYYGNYTASLYPRQPVISGRVRMAQAQHYLSPKKRLVLAKEFVDAALFNILRVMRYYVPRLPEPEALALQESCEQIEGERSRIPSCPDIPTLMSAEGRARDCYYQSWQLMLGEAVAQKFPFDKRERRPPSNPLNALISFGNSLCYSIVLRQIYRTALDPTVSFLHEPGDRRFSLSLDLAEIFKPLLIDRAIFKLLKNGEIQPKHFEQRLGGCYLKEEGRKIFMAHLDQRLQKTVLHRQLNRHISYERLVRLECHKLVRHLCDAKQDPYQGLHMWW, encoded by the coding sequence ATGAAGCGTCCTTTTTACCTCTTCTCCAGTGGCCGGTTGCGCCGCCAGCACAATACACTGGCTTTGGAAAAAACAATAATGGATTGCCGTATCCCGGATGAGGAAGATACGGAAGGCTTACCCAGCCAACCTGCTGACGGCCAGAGGCTGCCCTTTGCTGTGGAATCCGTTGAAAGCCTCTACCTTTTCGGCGAGATCGACATCAACACAAAGCTGGTTACCTTCCTGGCACAGCAGGGTATTCCGGTGTTCTTCTTCGACTACTACGGCAACTATACCGCTTCGCTTTATCCGCGCCAGCCCGTTATCAGCGGCCGCGTGCGGATGGCGCAGGCGCAGCACTACCTGAGTCCGAAGAAGCGCCTGGTGCTGGCAAAGGAGTTTGTGGATGCGGCCCTTTTTAACATTCTGCGGGTAATGCGGTACTACGTGCCCCGCCTGCCCGAGCCGGAGGCCCTGGCCCTGCAGGAAAGCTGTGAGCAGATAGAGGGTGAACGCAGCCGTATCCCCTCCTGCCCCGACATACCGACCCTCATGAGCGCCGAAGGCCGTGCCCGCGACTGCTATTACCAGAGCTGGCAGCTGATGCTGGGCGAAGCGGTAGCACAAAAGTTTCCTTTTGATAAGCGGGAGCGCAGGCCACCGTCTAACCCGCTGAACGCGCTTATTTCTTTTGGCAACTCGCTGTGCTACTCAATCGTGCTCCGGCAGATTTACCGCACAGCCCTTGATCCTACGGTATCGTTTCTGCACGAGCCCGGCGACCGCCGTTTCTCGCTCTCGCTGGACCTGGCCGAGATTTTTAAGCCGCTGCTTATTGACCGTGCCATTTTCAAACTGCTGAAGAACGGTGAAATTCAGCCGAAGCATTTCGAACAGCGCCTGGGCGGCTGCTACCTGAAAGAGGAAGGCCGTAAAATTTTTATGGCGCACCTGGACCAGCGCCTCCAGAAAACAGTACTGCACCGGCAACTGAACCGCCACATTTCCTACGAGCGGCTGGTACGGCTGGAGTGCCACAAACTGGTGCGCCACCTCTGCGATGCCAAACAGGACCCTTACCAGGGCCTCCACATGTGGTGGTAA
- the cas2 gene encoding CRISPR-associated endonuclease Cas2, with translation MPYFIAVYDMNQKRVGKMLKLFRKYLTWVQNSVFEGELTEAQYQRLRHEINMLLDDDDGVVIYRLREERYHERHVMGLDKGSPQRFL, from the coding sequence ATGCCTTATTTTATAGCCGTATATGACATGAACCAGAAGCGTGTAGGCAAAATGCTTAAGCTCTTCCGCAAATACCTCACTTGGGTACAGAATTCCGTATTTGAAGGAGAGCTAACAGAGGCGCAATACCAACGTCTGCGCCACGAAATAAATATGCTCCTGGATGACGATGACGGGGTGGTAATCTACAGATTACGGGAGGAGCGTTACCATGAACGCCATGTGATGGGCCTCGACAAAGGCAGTCCTCAGCGTTTTCTGTGA
- a CDS encoding ThuA domain-containing protein: protein MLKNYTFKRMHSLCLLLLLCLPGFWSCTGDTEPKRMLVFSKTAAFRHASIPAGQAALLKIGQEQGMLVDMTEDAGMFNEENLKRYKAVVFLNTTGDVLNAEQQNNFERYIQAGGGYLGIHAASDTEYTWPWYGQLVGAYFDNHPMPNNVQKGTFLVVNKDNDATKFLPEKWEREDEFYSFKQISPNINVLVAIDEKTYEGGTNGENHPMSWYQEFDGGRSFYTSVGHTDATFTEPLVLQHLAEGLRYVTGGDKPAKLDYDKVRTPRMPEENRFSKVVLDEKLEEPMELTVFRDGRVLFIERRGNVKLYSPATGKISVIATIPVSTKYTDKEGKVTEGEDGLLGLAQDPKFEENHWIYLYYSEAGDVARNILTRYEMRGDELVLDSKKVLLEVPVQREQCCHTGGSIDFDANGNLYLSTGDNTSPRATAYAPVDERAGRNPWDAQKSSANTNDLRGKILRIHPEANGTYTIPEGNLFPKGTAKTRPEIYTMGHRNPFRISVDKKTGFVYWGEVGPDANDPEDGKGPAGYDEVGQARKAGNYGWPHFIGDNKPYNHFDFAGNRSGAAFDPARPVNNSPNNTGLNQLPPAQKAFIWYPYGESAEFPLVGSGARTAMAGQVYYQDQFKNAKRAFPAYYDGKLFIYEWMRGWIMAVTMDKEGNYVSMEPFMPNHKFSNPMDMEFGPEGDLYVLEYGTGWFQANDNARLVKIEYNGGNRKPVVQVAVDKPAGALPLAVQFTSEGTQDFDHDALDYKWTISSAATGTKTLKEANPSFTFDKAGVYKATLTVTDAKGAASSQTLEVQAGNEPPVLTFDILGGNKTFFLPGKAFQYEVKVEDKEDGSLASGGIQPEQVAVTIDYLPEGFDQVDIALGHRSADASAAYVKGQKLVEASDCKSCHSIDKKSIGPTYKQVAQKYKNDAGAAERLAKKVISGGKGVWGEVAMSAHPKLPAPDAREMVAYILSLSEEKTAAPSLPVKGTYTTALPKGDKGVGVYVLRAAYRDKGANGIPGLPSEQTYVMRNPGVAASSAEITQAIQKFKIPGGPEMMIVSGTGSHFGFRQIDLTHISQLTCTVMAPQEFLNAAGGTIEVRLGAPDGKVIGQSEMIRQTTTPAQSTPPQQARIALQPTEGMHDLYFVFKNEKAAAGQNLMIMTHILFESSKSGDGKLVAARK, encoded by the coding sequence GACCGAAGATGCCGGCATGTTTAATGAAGAAAACCTGAAACGCTACAAAGCTGTTGTTTTCCTGAATACGACAGGCGATGTGCTGAACGCAGAGCAGCAGAATAACTTTGAGCGCTATATTCAGGCCGGTGGCGGCTATCTGGGTATTCACGCTGCTTCGGATACGGAATATACCTGGCCCTGGTACGGGCAGTTGGTAGGTGCCTATTTCGATAATCACCCGATGCCGAACAATGTGCAGAAAGGTACTTTTCTGGTGGTGAACAAAGATAACGATGCCACTAAGTTTCTGCCGGAGAAGTGGGAGCGTGAAGATGAGTTTTACAGCTTTAAGCAGATCAGCCCGAATATTAATGTGCTAGTGGCTATAGATGAAAAAACCTACGAAGGCGGCACCAACGGCGAAAACCACCCGATGAGCTGGTACCAGGAATTTGACGGCGGCCGCTCTTTTTATACCAGCGTAGGGCATACCGACGCTACCTTTACAGAACCCCTTGTGTTACAGCACCTGGCTGAAGGTCTGAGATATGTAACAGGAGGCGATAAGCCCGCTAAGCTTGACTACGATAAGGTGCGCACGCCACGAATGCCCGAAGAGAACCGTTTTTCTAAAGTAGTACTCGATGAAAAACTCGAAGAGCCGATGGAGCTGACGGTATTCCGCGACGGAAGGGTCCTGTTTATCGAGCGACGCGGTAATGTAAAGCTATACAGTCCTGCAACCGGCAAAATATCCGTAATAGCCACCATACCTGTCAGCACGAAGTATACCGATAAAGAGGGTAAAGTAACAGAGGGTGAAGACGGACTGCTGGGCCTGGCGCAGGACCCGAAATTCGAAGAAAACCACTGGATATACCTCTACTATTCAGAAGCAGGCGATGTTGCCCGCAACATCCTGACCAGGTATGAAATGCGGGGTGATGAGCTGGTGCTCGACAGCAAAAAAGTACTGCTGGAGGTGCCGGTGCAGCGGGAGCAGTGCTGCCATACCGGCGGGTCCATTGATTTTGATGCCAACGGAAACTTATACCTTTCGACCGGCGACAATACCAGCCCCCGTGCCACAGCCTATGCTCCCGTTGATGAAAGAGCCGGACGAAACCCCTGGGATGCTCAGAAATCCTCGGCCAACACCAACGACCTGCGCGGCAAAATCCTGCGGATCCACCCCGAAGCAAACGGTACTTATACCATACCGGAAGGCAATCTTTTTCCGAAAGGAACTGCTAAAACAAGACCTGAAATCTATACCATGGGGCACCGCAACCCGTTCCGGATTTCGGTTGACAAGAAAACAGGCTTTGTTTACTGGGGCGAGGTTGGCCCGGATGCCAACGATCCGGAAGATGGAAAAGGCCCGGCAGGTTACGATGAGGTAGGACAAGCCCGGAAAGCGGGTAACTATGGCTGGCCGCACTTTATCGGGGACAACAAGCCGTACAATCACTTCGACTTTGCCGGCAACAGAAGCGGCGCAGCTTTCGACCCAGCCAGACCGGTTAACAATTCCCCCAACAACACTGGCTTAAACCAGCTCCCTCCGGCGCAGAAAGCCTTTATCTGGTATCCGTACGGCGAATCAGCTGAGTTTCCACTGGTAGGTTCCGGTGCCCGCACCGCTATGGCCGGGCAGGTATATTACCAGGATCAGTTTAAGAATGCCAAGCGTGCTTTCCCGGCTTATTACGACGGCAAACTGTTTATCTATGAGTGGATGCGCGGCTGGATCATGGCTGTGACCATGGATAAAGAAGGCAACTATGTATCTATGGAGCCGTTTATGCCAAACCATAAATTCTCTAACCCCATGGACATGGAATTTGGTCCGGAAGGGGATCTGTATGTGCTGGAATACGGCACAGGCTGGTTTCAGGCAAATGATAATGCCCGCCTGGTAAAAATTGAGTACAACGGCGGCAACCGTAAACCAGTGGTGCAGGTGGCAGTAGATAAACCGGCTGGCGCTTTACCGCTGGCAGTACAGTTTACCTCGGAAGGCACACAAGATTTCGACCATGATGCGCTGGACTATAAATGGACGATTTCTTCTGCCGCAACAGGTACCAAAACCCTGAAGGAAGCCAATCCTTCCTTCACCTTCGATAAAGCGGGCGTTTACAAAGCCACACTTACCGTGACAGACGCCAAAGGGGCAGCCAGCAGCCAAACACTGGAAGTACAGGCTGGAAACGAACCGCCCGTGCTGACGTTCGACATCCTGGGAGGTAATAAAACGTTCTTTCTGCCGGGCAAAGCTTTTCAATACGAAGTGAAAGTAGAAGACAAGGAAGATGGAAGCTTAGCGAGTGGCGGTATACAGCCCGAACAGGTAGCAGTAACCATTGATTACCTGCCGGAAGGATTCGACCAGGTAGATATTGCCCTGGGGCACCGGAGTGCCGACGCTTCTGCGGCCTATGTAAAAGGGCAAAAGTTGGTGGAGGCCAGCGACTGCAAATCGTGCCATAGCATCGACAAGAAATCGATTGGACCCACCTATAAGCAGGTAGCCCAAAAGTATAAGAACGATGCCGGTGCCGCCGAGCGACTGGCTAAGAAAGTAATAAGCGGGGGCAAAGGCGTGTGGGGCGAAGTGGCCATGAGTGCTCACCCGAAATTGCCTGCTCCTGATGCCAGGGAAATGGTGGCGTATATCCTGAGTCTTTCAGAAGAAAAGACGGCTGCTCCGTCGTTACCCGTGAAAGGGACTTATACCACAGCTCTTCCAAAAGGCGATAAGGGAGTGGGGGTGTATGTGCTACGGGCGGCTTACCGCGACAAAGGAGCCAACGGAATACCTGGCTTGCCTTCTGAGCAAACCTATGTGATGCGCAACCCGGGAGTAGCGGCCAGTTCTGCAGAAATAACACAGGCCATTCAGAAATTCAAGATCCCGGGTGGTCCTGAAATGATGATTGTGTCGGGAACCGGATCGCATTTTGGTTTCAGGCAGATCGACCTGACCCATATCAGCCAGCTTACCTGCACCGTGATGGCACCTCAGGAATTCCTGAATGCAGCAGGTGGTACTATAGAGGTACGTCTTGGAGCGCCTGACGGAAAAGTGATAGGCCAGTCGGAGATGATCAGGCAAACCACAACGCCTGCCCAGTCGACGCCTCCACAACAAGCCCGCATTGCGTTGCAGCCAACGGAAGGAATGCACGACCTCTATTTTGTCTTTAAAAACGAAAAAGCGGCTGCAGGTCAAAACCTGATGATTATGACCCATATCTTATTTGAAAGTAGCAAGAGTGGAGATGGTAAACTGGTAGCTGCCAGAAAGTAA